The following proteins are co-located in the Nomia melanderi isolate GNS246 chromosome 1, iyNomMela1, whole genome shotgun sequence genome:
- the LOC116427629 gene encoding osmotic avoidance abnormal protein 3 isoform X2 gives MRGFIERTLDHIFEATSTASSDMRYLALLSYLEIYNEKLRDLLQDGNSDLLTLKEDPSRGTYVAGGLRETTVKDAQECARLVEQGDRRRALAATKMNAASSRSHAVLTLSLETLAINDDSKTENAVKRGRLHLVDLAGSERQARTGATGDRLKEAASINLSLSALGNVISALAAGHGRHVPYRDSKLTRLLRDSLGGNARTLMIACISPSDVDAEETLSTLRYAARARCIKNKPVINEDPKDALLRQYQLELQRLRSLLESSDANSIPKEIPVIEANEEVVVEEVERLKKECEHSNLSAQRLREELEALKSRFESGTQTMNNVLSKAVSEEPMGEQGLEREEKRKKKQQAAMQEVLKRLEKLTIGGEEQGNTELRRRRERRRKKLAALASALESSAQEGNGSVFQVYGQLRSTEDALKRMAKRAKQLEAEAADLQASWDAERRDLLRRELLTSQICDAMVPHLRPGCPFRDVAVVRAAATWCDELGRWRLPDVSPHIPLPPPSLVLKDNIQYSIPPSKPDLNNNSNGKDAEDEIGNEADNEESSEQEETKKPDIVDTYFRRNRIDKILAHVREAKTFDSSSRISRSGGSEDFIPLGGNYQQLNALNLQSSAPVIGEVDSYKPTPHLPMSRFGRPGWLLEENSMTKGLFPSAIKRNPPRILEALPSYPQGTNGGIKFGNKILSDKLSSRLIENEADGNRPTLVGHTRSPTY, from the exons ATGCGCGGCTTCATCGAGCGCACCCTGGACCACATCTTCGAGGCCACGTCGACCGCTAGCTCGGACATGAGGTACCTGGCACTGCTTAGCTACCTGGAGATCTACAACGAAAAGTTACGGGATTTGTTGCAAGACGGGAACAGCGATCTCCTAACGCTGAAGGAAGATCCGAGCCGCGGCACATACGTGGCCGGTGGCCTGCGAGAGACTACGGTCAAGGACGCGCAGGAATGCGCCCGCTTGGTCGAGCAGGGGGATAGGCGAAGAGCGCTTGCGGCTACTAAGATGAATGCAGCCAGCTCTAGGAGCCACGCGGTGTTGACGCTGTCCCTGGAAACATTGGCCATCAACGATGACAGTAAAACGGAGAACGCGGTAAAAAGAGGTAGGCTGCACTTGGTGGACCTGGCTGGGTCTGAGAGGCAGGCTAGAACTGGAGCCACTGGGGATAGGCTGAAGGAAGCAGCTAGTATCAATTTGAGCCTGTCTGCGCTGGGAAATGTGATTAGTGCTTTGGCTGCTGGCCATGGACGACATGTGCCTTACAG GGACAGTAAGCTGACAAGGCTTTTAAGAGACAGTCTTGGTGGCAACGCGAGGACGTTGATGATCGCTTGCATAAGTCCCAGCGACGTGGACGCCGAGGAAACCCTGAGCACGTTGCGGTACGCTGCCAGAGCCCGATGCATCAAGAACAAGCCAGTGATCAATGAGGATCCCAAGGATGCTCTGTTGAGGCAGTATCAACTGGAGCTGCAGCGTCTTCGTTCCCTGTTAGAATCGAGCGACGCTAATTCGATACCGAAAGAGATTCCCGTCATCGAGGCGAACGAAGAGGTGGTCGTTGAAGAAGTCGAGCGATTGAAGAAGGAATGCGAGCATTCGAACCTGTCAGCCCAGAGGCTTCGCGAGGAGCTGGAAGCTTTGAAGTCTCGCTTCGAGAGTGGAACGCAAACGATGAACAACGTGCTTTCCAAGGCTGTCTCCGAGGAACCGATGGGCGAGCAGGGCCTGGAACGCGAGGAGAAACGGAAGAAGAAGCAGCAGGCAGCCATGCAGGAAGTCCTGAAGAGGTTGGAGAAGTTGACTATCGGAGGAGAGGAACAAGGGAACACGGAGCTGAGGAGACGCCGtgagaggaggaggaagaaactCGCAGCTCTTGCTTCAGCTTTGGAGTCCAGCGCCCAGGAGGGCAATGGGAGTGTCTTCCAAGTCTACGGTCAGCTTAG GTCAACAGAAGATGCCTTAAAGCGAATGGCGAAACGGGCGAAGCAATTGGAAGCGGAGGCAGCGGATCTTCAGGCTTCTTGGGATGCGGAACGTCGCGATCTTCTTCGCAGAGAGCTGCTGACGTCCCAGATATGCGACGCGATGGTTCCTCATCTTCGTCCCGGTTGCCCGTTCCGCGACGTTGCCGTCGTACGAGCTGCAGCGACCTGGTGCGACGAGCTAGGTCGGTGGAGACTGCCCGACGTGTCGCCGCATATTCCTCTTCCTCCACCGTCGTTAGTCCTCAAGGATAACATACAGTACTCCATACCGCCTTCCAAACCCGATctcaacaacaacagcaacggCAAGGACGCCGAAGACGAGATCGGCAATGAGGCTGACAACGAAGAAAGCAGCGAGCAGGAGGAAACCAAGAAGCCGGACATCGTCGACACGTACTTCCGTCGAAACCGAATCGACAAAATCCTGGCACACGTTAGGGAAGCGAAAACTTTCG ATTCCAGTAGCCGGATCAGCCGGTCAGGAGGGTCCGAGGACTTCATTCCACTCGGCGGCAACTATCAGCAGTTGAACGCTCTGAATCTCCAAAGTAGCGCACCAGTGATTGGCGAGGTGGACAGCTACAAGCCTACCCCCCATCTGCCAATGTCTCGCTTCGGAAGGCCAGGTTGGCTGTTGGAGGAGAACTCGATGACCAAGGGCCTTTTCCCGAGCGCTATCAAGAGAAATCCTCCTCGGATACTGGAAGCGTTGCCTTCGTATCCGCAAGGCACCAACGGAGGGATTAAATTCGGGAACAAGATTCTGTCGGACAAACTTTCATCAAGATTGATCGAAAACGAAGCCGACGGGAACCGACCCACTTTAGTTGGGCACACTCGTTCTCCTACCTACTGA
- the ABCD gene encoding ATP binding cassette subfamily D isoform X1, producing MSSVFSKLIDKTSAKYGIKQEHLTRGVVSAVTTLYLLKIGYPLVASSIKKYQERKRKENECAGKTTKRYKSNAINGGTPVKAGKPSVGLDREFVKQLIALLKIMVPGWRTREAGLLTCATLTLLTRTFLSVYVATLEGQIVKRIVLRDVRGFFWMLARWFAIALPATFVNSAIRYLEGRLALSFRGRLVEYAYKMYLSQQTYYRVAALDTRLGGAEQRLTDDLSELASSVAHLYSSLTKPLLDCALVGIALMSFSSKMGARRMQGPLLASAVIALTGQILRLASPKFGQLVAEEASRRGRLREAHARISAHAEEIAFYGGHCTEHRYLTTAYKSLVSHLRRVLALKLWYVMLEQLLMKYVWSGTGLLVIAMPVLYTTVTSRSSSKYDDGDGGVSERTRYLTTSKNLLSSGADAVERLMSSYKELVALAGYAARVSEMLDVFKDAALCKYRRNIVSSPMKIANGNANKILERIIELKDGTPVIKGIVQESTDGSISLINVPIVTPNCEVIVPKLSIHIEPGDHILITGPNGCGKSSLFRIISGLWPVYDGTLMRPPQNYCGRPALFYIPQKPYMTVGCLRDQIIYPAESQTEDCSDEELLKLLGEVDLRGLAERESEGLDTVGDWDSTLSGGEKQRLAMTRLLYHAPQYALLDECTSAVSLEAEGVIYETAKKKGITLLTITHRVASLAKYHKLLLRFDGEGGWAFGPLDEKNAALLINQVHEKNEQNEVKGGRYQISQELRDLHSEESKIGIS from the exons ATGTCGTCTGTGTTTTCGAAGCTGATCGACAAGACGTCTGCCAAATACGGCATCAAGCAAGAGCACCTCACGCGTGGCGTCGTTAGCGCAGTAACGACACTCTATCTTCTCAAGATTGGTTACCCGTTAGTGGCTTCTAGTATCAAGAAGTATcaggagagaaagaggaaagaaaatgaATGTGCGGGCAAGACTACGAAACGGTACAAGAGCAACGCCATTAATGGGGGAACCCCCGTTAAAGCTGGGAAGCCGAGCGTCGGTCTGGACCGCGAGTTCGTTAAACAGCTGATCGCGTTACTGAAGATCATGGTTCCAGGATGGAGAACGCGCGAAGCCGGATTGTTGACCTGCGCTACACTGACGCTACTCACGAGAACTTTCCTCTCTGTGTATGTTGCCACTTTGGAGGGTCAGATCGTGAAGAGAATAGTGCTCAGAGATGTGCGCGGTTTCTTTTGGATGCTAGCTAGATGGTTCGCCATTGCTTTACCCGCGACCTTCGTGAATTCGGCCATTCGGTATTTGGAGGGTCGGCTGGCTCTAAGCTTCAG aGGACGCTTGGTGGAGTATGCTTACAAAATGTATTTGAGTCAGCAAACCTACTATAGAGTAGCAGCTCTGGATACTAGACTCGGAGGTGCTGAGCAAAGACTGACAGATGATTTGTCTGAACTGGCAAGTTCCGTAGCACATCTATATTCAAGTTTAACCAAACCATTGTTAGACTGTGCACTAGTGGGTATTGCATTAATGTCTTTTTCATCTAAAATGGGAGCAAGAAGAATGCAAG gTCCATTACTGGCATCTGCAGTAATAGCTTTAACTGGTCAAATTCTACGTCTTGCTTCTCCTAAGTTTGGTCAATTGGTAGCTGAAGAAGCATCACGACGTGGACGATTGAGAGAGGCTCATGCTCGCATTAGTGCCCATGCAGAAGAAATTGCATTTTATGGTGGACATTGTACAGAGCATCGCTATTTAACTACAGCATATAAGTCTCTTGTATCACATTTAAGAAGAGTGTTAGCACTCAAATTGTGGTATGTGATGCTAGAACAGTTACTCATGAAATATGTGTGGTCTGGCACTGGACTCTTAGTTATTGCCATGCCTGTGCTTTATACTACAGTTACTTCTAGAAGTTCATCCAAatatgatgatggtgatg GTGGAGTAAGTGAAAGGACTAGGTATTTGACAACTTCTAAAAATCTTTTAAGTTCTGGGGCAGATGCTGTGGAAAGACTTATGTCATCGTATAAA GAATTAGTGGCATTAGCAGGGTATGCAGCACGAGTCAGTGAAATGTTAGACGTATTTAAAGATGCTGCACTGtgtaaatatagaagaaatattGTTAGTAGTCCTATGAAAATAGCAAATGGTAATGCGAATAAGATCCTAGagagaataattgaattaaaggATGGTACACCAGTGATTAAGG GAATCGTACAAGAAAGCACTGATGGCAGTATAAGCTTAATCAATGTGCCAATAGTAACACCAAATTGTGAAGTTATTGTGCCGAAGTTATCAATCCAT attgaACCTGGCGATCATATATTAATCACTGGTCCCAATGGATGCGGGAAAAGTTCTCTATTCCGCATAATTTCTGGTCTATGGCCAGTTTATGATGGTACCTTGATGAGACCACCTCAGAATTACTGTGGAAGACCCGCATTATTTTATATACCACAAAAACCTTACATGACAGTTGGTTGCTTGCGGGACCAAATCATCTATCCTGCAGAATCCCAAACAGAAGACTGCTCTGATGAAGAACTCCTGAAATTATTAGGAGAAGTTGATTTACGAGGACTAGCGGAGAGGGAATCGGAAGGGCTCGATACTGTAGGTGATTGGGATTCAACTCTATCTGGTGGTGAAAAACAAAGGCTAGCAATGACTAGATTACTCTATCATGCACCGCAATACGCTTTGTTAGATGAGTGCACTAGTGCCGTGAGCCTCGAGGCTGAAGGCGTAATATATGAAACCGCCAAAAAGAAAGGCATCACGTTGCTAACTATTACTCACCGTGTAGCATCACTTGCAAAATACCATAAACTGTTGTTGCGCTTCGACGGTGAAGGAGGTTGGGCTTTTGGTCCGTTAGACGAGAAAAATGCAGCACTTTTAATTAACCAAGTTCATGAAAAGAACGAGCAAAATGAAGTGAAAGGAGGCCGGTATCAAATATCACAG GAACTTCGTGATCTACATTCGGAAGAGTCAAAGATTGGGATTAGTTGA
- the LOC116427629 gene encoding osmotic avoidance abnormal protein 3 isoform X1: MSESVKVAVRCRPMNTRELQQGCRNVVTTDPVTKCCTLECPSDGTGKVYQFDAAFGPEASTESLYENVGSVIVEAVLDGYNGTVFAYGQTGCGKSHTMRGFIERTLDHIFEATSTASSDMRYLALLSYLEIYNEKLRDLLQDGNSDLLTLKEDPSRGTYVAGGLRETTVKDAQECARLVEQGDRRRALAATKMNAASSRSHAVLTLSLETLAINDDSKTENAVKRGRLHLVDLAGSERQARTGATGDRLKEAASINLSLSALGNVISALAAGHGRHVPYRDSKLTRLLRDSLGGNARTLMIACISPSDVDAEETLSTLRYAARARCIKNKPVINEDPKDALLRQYQLELQRLRSLLESSDANSIPKEIPVIEANEEVVVEEVERLKKECEHSNLSAQRLREELEALKSRFESGTQTMNNVLSKAVSEEPMGEQGLEREEKRKKKQQAAMQEVLKRLEKLTIGGEEQGNTELRRRRERRRKKLAALASALESSAQEGNGSVFQVYGQLRSTEDALKRMAKRAKQLEAEAADLQASWDAERRDLLRRELLTSQICDAMVPHLRPGCPFRDVAVVRAAATWCDELGRWRLPDVSPHIPLPPPSLVLKDNIQYSIPPSKPDLNNNSNGKDAEDEIGNEADNEESSEQEETKKPDIVDTYFRRNRIDKILAHVREAKTFDSSSRISRSGGSEDFIPLGGNYQQLNALNLQSSAPVIGEVDSYKPTPHLPMSRFGRPGWLLEENSMTKGLFPSAIKRNPPRILEALPSYPQGTNGGIKFGNKILSDKLSSRLIENEADGNRPTLVGHTRSPTY, encoded by the exons atgaGCGAGTCCGTGAAAGTGGCCGTGAGATGCCGGCCAATGAACACGCGGGAGCTGCAGCAGGGATGCAGG AACGTGGTAACCACCGACCCCGTCACAAAATGCTGCACCCTGGAGTGTCCGAGCGATGGAACCGGCAAAGTGTACCAGTTCGACGCGGCGTTCGGCCCAGAAGCAAGCACCGAGTCATTGTACGAGAACGTTGGCTCGGTGATCGTGGAAGCAGTCCTGGACGGTTACAACGGTACGGTGTTCGCTTACGGGCAAACCGGCTGCGGGAAGTCGCACACGATGCGCGGCTTCATCGAGCGCACCCTGGACCACATCTTCGAGGCCACGTCGACCGCTAGCTCGGACATGAGGTACCTGGCACTGCTTAGCTACCTGGAGATCTACAACGAAAAGTTACGGGATTTGTTGCAAGACGGGAACAGCGATCTCCTAACGCTGAAGGAAGATCCGAGCCGCGGCACATACGTGGCCGGTGGCCTGCGAGAGACTACGGTCAAGGACGCGCAGGAATGCGCCCGCTTGGTCGAGCAGGGGGATAGGCGAAGAGCGCTTGCGGCTACTAAGATGAATGCAGCCAGCTCTAGGAGCCACGCGGTGTTGACGCTGTCCCTGGAAACATTGGCCATCAACGATGACAGTAAAACGGAGAACGCGGTAAAAAGAGGTAGGCTGCACTTGGTGGACCTGGCTGGGTCTGAGAGGCAGGCTAGAACTGGAGCCACTGGGGATAGGCTGAAGGAAGCAGCTAGTATCAATTTGAGCCTGTCTGCGCTGGGAAATGTGATTAGTGCTTTGGCTGCTGGCCATGGACGACATGTGCCTTACAG GGACAGTAAGCTGACAAGGCTTTTAAGAGACAGTCTTGGTGGCAACGCGAGGACGTTGATGATCGCTTGCATAAGTCCCAGCGACGTGGACGCCGAGGAAACCCTGAGCACGTTGCGGTACGCTGCCAGAGCCCGATGCATCAAGAACAAGCCAGTGATCAATGAGGATCCCAAGGATGCTCTGTTGAGGCAGTATCAACTGGAGCTGCAGCGTCTTCGTTCCCTGTTAGAATCGAGCGACGCTAATTCGATACCGAAAGAGATTCCCGTCATCGAGGCGAACGAAGAGGTGGTCGTTGAAGAAGTCGAGCGATTGAAGAAGGAATGCGAGCATTCGAACCTGTCAGCCCAGAGGCTTCGCGAGGAGCTGGAAGCTTTGAAGTCTCGCTTCGAGAGTGGAACGCAAACGATGAACAACGTGCTTTCCAAGGCTGTCTCCGAGGAACCGATGGGCGAGCAGGGCCTGGAACGCGAGGAGAAACGGAAGAAGAAGCAGCAGGCAGCCATGCAGGAAGTCCTGAAGAGGTTGGAGAAGTTGACTATCGGAGGAGAGGAACAAGGGAACACGGAGCTGAGGAGACGCCGtgagaggaggaggaagaaactCGCAGCTCTTGCTTCAGCTTTGGAGTCCAGCGCCCAGGAGGGCAATGGGAGTGTCTTCCAAGTCTACGGTCAGCTTAG GTCAACAGAAGATGCCTTAAAGCGAATGGCGAAACGGGCGAAGCAATTGGAAGCGGAGGCAGCGGATCTTCAGGCTTCTTGGGATGCGGAACGTCGCGATCTTCTTCGCAGAGAGCTGCTGACGTCCCAGATATGCGACGCGATGGTTCCTCATCTTCGTCCCGGTTGCCCGTTCCGCGACGTTGCCGTCGTACGAGCTGCAGCGACCTGGTGCGACGAGCTAGGTCGGTGGAGACTGCCCGACGTGTCGCCGCATATTCCTCTTCCTCCACCGTCGTTAGTCCTCAAGGATAACATACAGTACTCCATACCGCCTTCCAAACCCGATctcaacaacaacagcaacggCAAGGACGCCGAAGACGAGATCGGCAATGAGGCTGACAACGAAGAAAGCAGCGAGCAGGAGGAAACCAAGAAGCCGGACATCGTCGACACGTACTTCCGTCGAAACCGAATCGACAAAATCCTGGCACACGTTAGGGAAGCGAAAACTTTCG ATTCCAGTAGCCGGATCAGCCGGTCAGGAGGGTCCGAGGACTTCATTCCACTCGGCGGCAACTATCAGCAGTTGAACGCTCTGAATCTCCAAAGTAGCGCACCAGTGATTGGCGAGGTGGACAGCTACAAGCCTACCCCCCATCTGCCAATGTCTCGCTTCGGAAGGCCAGGTTGGCTGTTGGAGGAGAACTCGATGACCAAGGGCCTTTTCCCGAGCGCTATCAAGAGAAATCCTCCTCGGATACTGGAAGCGTTGCCTTCGTATCCGCAAGGCACCAACGGAGGGATTAAATTCGGGAACAAGATTCTGTCGGACAAACTTTCATCAAGATTGATCGAAAACGAAGCCGACGGGAACCGACCCACTTTAGTTGGGCACACTCGTTCTCCTACCTACTGA
- the ABCD gene encoding ATP binding cassette subfamily D isoform X2 produces MNVRARLRNGWRTREAGLLTCATLTLLTRTFLSVYVATLEGQIVKRIVLRDVRGFFWMLARWFAIALPATFVNSAIRYLEGRLALSFRGRLVEYAYKMYLSQQTYYRVAALDTRLGGAEQRLTDDLSELASSVAHLYSSLTKPLLDCALVGIALMSFSSKMGARRMQGPLLASAVIALTGQILRLASPKFGQLVAEEASRRGRLREAHARISAHAEEIAFYGGHCTEHRYLTTAYKSLVSHLRRVLALKLWYVMLEQLLMKYVWSGTGLLVIAMPVLYTTVTSRSSSKYDDGDGGVSERTRYLTTSKNLLSSGADAVERLMSSYKELVALAGYAARVSEMLDVFKDAALCKYRRNIVSSPMKIANGNANKILERIIELKDGTPVIKGIVQESTDGSISLINVPIVTPNCEVIVPKLSIHIEPGDHILITGPNGCGKSSLFRIISGLWPVYDGTLMRPPQNYCGRPALFYIPQKPYMTVGCLRDQIIYPAESQTEDCSDEELLKLLGEVDLRGLAERESEGLDTVGDWDSTLSGGEKQRLAMTRLLYHAPQYALLDECTSAVSLEAEGVIYETAKKKGITLLTITHRVASLAKYHKLLLRFDGEGGWAFGPLDEKNAALLINQVHEKNEQNEVKGGRYQISQELRDLHSEESKIGIS; encoded by the exons atgaATGTGCGGGCAAGACTACGAAACG GATGGAGAACGCGCGAAGCCGGATTGTTGACCTGCGCTACACTGACGCTACTCACGAGAACTTTCCTCTCTGTGTATGTTGCCACTTTGGAGGGTCAGATCGTGAAGAGAATAGTGCTCAGAGATGTGCGCGGTTTCTTTTGGATGCTAGCTAGATGGTTCGCCATTGCTTTACCCGCGACCTTCGTGAATTCGGCCATTCGGTATTTGGAGGGTCGGCTGGCTCTAAGCTTCAG aGGACGCTTGGTGGAGTATGCTTACAAAATGTATTTGAGTCAGCAAACCTACTATAGAGTAGCAGCTCTGGATACTAGACTCGGAGGTGCTGAGCAAAGACTGACAGATGATTTGTCTGAACTGGCAAGTTCCGTAGCACATCTATATTCAAGTTTAACCAAACCATTGTTAGACTGTGCACTAGTGGGTATTGCATTAATGTCTTTTTCATCTAAAATGGGAGCAAGAAGAATGCAAG gTCCATTACTGGCATCTGCAGTAATAGCTTTAACTGGTCAAATTCTACGTCTTGCTTCTCCTAAGTTTGGTCAATTGGTAGCTGAAGAAGCATCACGACGTGGACGATTGAGAGAGGCTCATGCTCGCATTAGTGCCCATGCAGAAGAAATTGCATTTTATGGTGGACATTGTACAGAGCATCGCTATTTAACTACAGCATATAAGTCTCTTGTATCACATTTAAGAAGAGTGTTAGCACTCAAATTGTGGTATGTGATGCTAGAACAGTTACTCATGAAATATGTGTGGTCTGGCACTGGACTCTTAGTTATTGCCATGCCTGTGCTTTATACTACAGTTACTTCTAGAAGTTCATCCAAatatgatgatggtgatg GTGGAGTAAGTGAAAGGACTAGGTATTTGACAACTTCTAAAAATCTTTTAAGTTCTGGGGCAGATGCTGTGGAAAGACTTATGTCATCGTATAAA GAATTAGTGGCATTAGCAGGGTATGCAGCACGAGTCAGTGAAATGTTAGACGTATTTAAAGATGCTGCACTGtgtaaatatagaagaaatattGTTAGTAGTCCTATGAAAATAGCAAATGGTAATGCGAATAAGATCCTAGagagaataattgaattaaaggATGGTACACCAGTGATTAAGG GAATCGTACAAGAAAGCACTGATGGCAGTATAAGCTTAATCAATGTGCCAATAGTAACACCAAATTGTGAAGTTATTGTGCCGAAGTTATCAATCCAT attgaACCTGGCGATCATATATTAATCACTGGTCCCAATGGATGCGGGAAAAGTTCTCTATTCCGCATAATTTCTGGTCTATGGCCAGTTTATGATGGTACCTTGATGAGACCACCTCAGAATTACTGTGGAAGACCCGCATTATTTTATATACCACAAAAACCTTACATGACAGTTGGTTGCTTGCGGGACCAAATCATCTATCCTGCAGAATCCCAAACAGAAGACTGCTCTGATGAAGAACTCCTGAAATTATTAGGAGAAGTTGATTTACGAGGACTAGCGGAGAGGGAATCGGAAGGGCTCGATACTGTAGGTGATTGGGATTCAACTCTATCTGGTGGTGAAAAACAAAGGCTAGCAATGACTAGATTACTCTATCATGCACCGCAATACGCTTTGTTAGATGAGTGCACTAGTGCCGTGAGCCTCGAGGCTGAAGGCGTAATATATGAAACCGCCAAAAAGAAAGGCATCACGTTGCTAACTATTACTCACCGTGTAGCATCACTTGCAAAATACCATAAACTGTTGTTGCGCTTCGACGGTGAAGGAGGTTGGGCTTTTGGTCCGTTAGACGAGAAAAATGCAGCACTTTTAATTAACCAAGTTCATGAAAAGAACGAGCAAAATGAAGTGAAAGGAGGCCGGTATCAAATATCACAG GAACTTCGTGATCTACATTCGGAAGAGTCAAAGATTGGGATTAGTTGA